The Triticum aestivum cultivar Chinese Spring chromosome 4B, IWGSC CS RefSeq v2.1, whole genome shotgun sequence sequence GATCAGTGGCAAGGAAAGGAACGTGAGCTGAAGCTAGCGAGCACCTCTGCTGCCCACTCGATACTTGCGGTGCATGCAGTACGTGTCCCTGCATAGTAGGGACCAGCCAGTGTTTTTGTCCTACCCctcgtcactgacatgtgggcccgggaCACCGCGACGAGCGTCAGGAGTGACGTACTCCTACTAGGTATACAGGGACGCCGAGAAGATTtctctttcctttttcattttatgtaGAAAGATAATAAGAAACGAACAAGCATTGGGATTCCCTCGCCGTGGTTTGGATTTAGCGGGCGGAGGCCTACTACGGGCGCCTCCCCTATTTTGCATTAGAACGAACGTCCCGCCGATTTGTTTAGCGAGCAGCTCTGTCGAATCCGCACTAAATGCTGCTAGCTCCGACTGGCAGGCACCCATTGACTTGTGCATCTCGCACGCACGCTTGGCTAACGCAGATTAAACTTGTTGGAAGAGTATCTCAGCATCTCACACACTTGGCCAGCCCATGAAACAAAGACTTGCAACGACCTGTGGAGAGCATTTTTAATCGCACAAATCGAAATGGGGAGGCGTCATTCTCCATTGTCCACTCTCAGTTTGATCCGGAAAGCAGCTCGAGAGAGAGGTGGAGGAGCATAGATGCGAGAAGGCACTGGACGGAGCTCTCGGTCCCGTGGTCGAGACTGAAAGGACGGATCTCCAGATTCTTAGCCTAGCTTTCTACCTTGTCGGCACCCTCCGGATAGGGACAGATCCCGCCGCTCTCCGCTCGTCGAGATTGTTTGTCTCCACTGAATGAGACCTTTCTAGGAGATCATGCATGTCGTGCATGTGGTGTCGGTTGATCCTTCCCATAAATTGTGTTTTACATTCAGGGTAGATATATAAATTGCAGTTTTGCTAGAattcatctagatgagatataatttggtctcattcactttttatagccattggatgtgatgctataagatgcgtgtgtgctgacgtgggttgtatttgttcttattttcaaagtgaatgagaccaaattatatctcatctagatgagttctaggtactccctatAAATTGTGTTTTAGATTTAAGGGTACTATCTGTTTATTTTTGGAAATGTTAGCTGGCTGACGTTCTTCGAACCGGTGCCAGATTCTCTTGTAAAAGAAAAAAATGCCTTCTCCGAAAGAAATTGTCATGCTATTCTGAAGAAGTCGACATCCATCTATAACCAAAAAAAACTGCCATCAAAATGGTTCGCAAATGCCAAGCCCTCCTGGTGAACGTCCGTTGGCTATTGGGGTTCTTATTTTTAGTTTTTCAATTTATACTGAACTTTGACACTAACTCGTCGCGACGTGCAGCTTGGCATGGCGAGCGCGCTGGAGACGCTGTGCGGGCAGGCGTTCGGCGCCAAGAAGTTTCACATGAtgggcgtctacatgcagcgctcCTGGATCGTGCTGCTCGGCTGCGCGGTGCTGCTCCTCCCCATGTACTTCTTCGCCGAGGACGTGCTGCTGCTCACGGGGCAGTCGCCGGAGCTGTCGGCCATGGCCGGCAGGGTCTCCGTCTGGTTCATCCCGCTCCACTTCTCCTTCGCCCTCCTCTTCCCGCTGCAGCGCTTCCTGCAGTGCCAGATGAAGAACTtcgtcagcgccgccgcctccggggTGGCGCTCTGCGTCCACCTCCTCGTCAGCTGGCTCTTCATCACCAGGTTTCAGTTCGGGCTCGTCGGCATCGCGCTGACGCTCAACTTCTCCTGGTGGGCCACCTTCGCCATGCTCTTCGGCTACGTCGCCTGCGGCGGCTGCCCGGACACGTGGCACGGCTTCTCCGTCGAGGCGTTCGCCGACATTTGGGAGTTCGTCAAGCTCTCCGCCGCGTCAGGCGTCATGCTATGGTACGTGCTTCTGCCGATCTACTTTTTTTTAGTAGACTTGTACTACTGATCTACTGACATACCACTATGCTGCTTGCATGTGTTTTTCTTTTTGATTGATTCCCGCCCGTACAATGTGAAGAAAGTCAAATCATCGGGCATCAGATCTCAGACGCATGCATATTATTTACTTTGATAACGACACGGTCAATACAAATAACATTTCATCCATGTGGGACTGACAATTTTTTGTTTCTTGTGCAGCTTGGAGAACTGGTACTACAGGGTACTCATCTTGCTGACAGGGAACCTGAAGGACGCGGCTATTGCGGTGGATGCGCTCTCCATCTGGTAACTATTCCTCTTCCTCCATCGGGTGCTAGTTTTCAGTACCCTCGAGAAGTACCCGTTGGCTATTCGAATACTAGTATCTAGAATAATTTGTAGCACTCATTCAGTACCAGTTTAACAAGTCTTGCTCGACGGTGATTCTGACAATGCAAATGCTCTTTCCTTTTTGTTGCTTGTGGACAGCATGACCATTAACGCATGGGAGATGATGATTCCGTTGGCGTTCTTCGCGGGCACTGGGTAATCACCACCGTCTTGCTATGCACATTTTGTGCACCTGTTTATGCCTACTGAATGAACAACAGAGTTCAGCATACAGAAGTCTGCATGCTAATTTAAGTACACGTCGCTGCGTCATTTGCAGAGTGCGGGTGGCGAACGAGCTGGGCGCCGGGAACGGGAAGGGGGCTCGGTTCGCGACGATCGTGTCGTCCTTGACCTCGCTGGTTATCGGGCTCTTCTTCTGGGTGCTCATCATGGGCCTCCACGACAAGCTGGCGCTCATCTTCACCTCCAGCGCCGTCGTGCTGGACGCCGTCAACAACCTCGCCATCCTGCTGGCCTTCACCATCCTGCTCAACAGCATCCAGCCCGTGCTCTCAGGTACCCCCAGGCCCAGTGGAACCTTTTTTATCATCCTGCCCGTACTCCTGTTATGGGCCTTTGTCAACAATGAGCAGAATTCATCAGGGTCATGTTTTTTCTGAAACGCAGGTGTGGCTGTTGGGTCTGGCTGGCAATCCGCGGTGGCCTACGTCAACATCGGCAGCTACTACCTCATCGGCGTCCCCATGGGTGTCCTCCTCGGGTGGCTCTTCAACCTTGGCGTCCTGGTACGTGCTAGCTAGTACTACGAGTACATCTCTCTCGTTTTAGGTAGAGCTTTCAAGCTTGGTCGTTGCCATGGTTGCTTTTACGCTTCGGTCTCGGCGCCGCACTGACGACTTTTGTGTGCGAAATCTTTTGCAGGGAATCTGGGCGGGGATGATCGGCGGAACCGCCGTCCAGACGATGATCCTGGCCATCATGACCGTTCGCTGCGACTGGGAA is a genomic window containing:
- the LOC123093441 gene encoding protein DETOXIFICATION 27 → MAGSRRGGDEEACRVGLLDGHGGAKKDDWQVVAGGEESSKLGRRVLEESKKLWVIVAPAMFSRIVTFSMNVITQAFAGHLGDLELAAISIANTVVVGFSFGLMLGMASALETLCGQAFGAKKFHMMGVYMQRSWIVLLGCAVLLLPMYFFAEDVLLLTGQSPELSAMAGRVSVWFIPLHFSFALLFPLQRFLQCQMKNFVSAAASGVALCVHLLVSWLFITRFQFGLVGIALTLNFSWWATFAMLFGYVACGGCPDTWHGFSVEAFADIWEFVKLSAASGVMLCLENWYYRVLILLTGNLKDAAIAVDALSICMTINAWEMMIPLAFFAGTGVRVANELGAGNGKGARFATIVSSLTSLVIGLFFWVLIMGLHDKLALIFTSSAVVLDAVNNLAILLAFTILLNSIQPVLSGVAVGSGWQSAVAYVNIGSYYLIGVPMGVLLGWLFNLGVLGIWAGMIGGTAVQTMILAIMTVRCDWEKEAMVASTRMDKWSEVR